CCATAGAGTACGAAAGCGGGATGCTCTCAGACTTAAAAGACGCGTTTGAAAGAATGGCGCCGGAGGCCATGCACTACGAGCACAACGCCAGATGGGGCGACGGAAACGGTCACTCGCACGTGAGAGCGTCTGTGCTCGGTCCCTCGCTCACGGTTCCATTCTCAGAAAGCGGTCCGTTACTCGGCACCTGGCAGCAGATAGTGCTTGTTGACTTCGACAACCGCCCAAGAACAAGAAGGGTAATCGTCCAGATTATCGGAGAATGAAGCCTCAGACGAACTTGACTGAAAAATGCGAGGGCTTGTACCTTACGTTAAGGTTAACGATAAGGGGCGTAAGCGACTCTATCATCGAGGAGATCTCGAGCGGACCCGCGTCAAGCACCCTAAGGTTCTTCATTTCCTCGGTAAGGTTCTTGATCACCTCTTTAGCTCCCTCGTCATCCCCGCATATGACCACGTCGTAATCAAGGTCCTCGTCTATTTTGGCAAGTTCGTTTGCGGGAAGATTGTGATAAGCGGACACCAGCCTCGCCGTTTCGGGAAGCGCGTCCTTTATCTCAAGAGCCGAAGAACCCTGTGCGGGAGGATCGAACAGAAAAGTCTTGCCTTCCCTCTTCATGGAAACCACCGGGGTTACGACTATCTGATCCGTGATGCTGTCCCCGCATCCCGCCACTGTGGCCGCCGCGTACTCGGGAGGAATGCTTATTATTATCACCTCGGAAGCCGCCGCCGCGTCCGCGTTCGCCATGCCGTGTATGTTCGATTCGATTCCGAGCCCGTTTAGCGTTTCCGCGTGGCCCGACGCTATTCCGAGCGCTTTTTCCTCGCTCCTCGAACCTATGTAGATCTCATGCCCCGCTTTTGACCACCGCAGCACCAGACCTTCCGCTATGTCTCCCGTTCCACCCAGAAGTGAAATTTTCATTTTTGATCTCTCCTTGCGTCAGAATTTTTACAGGACCTCTATCGTATATGCCTGCAGAGTGTTTTACAAGTCCCGCCAAGAGAATGTTGGTGTGGTTTTAACAAGAAAATAAAATGTGGATCATCGAATATATAATGATACGAGGGAGATAGAAATACTAATATTATACTAATTTAGTTAAATTTAGTAGATCATCGGTGTGGTTTCAATCTGAAACCCCTTCTGGCTACGCCATTTGTGTTCCGCAGGCGTTTTAAAATCCGGGTGGCATGTCCCCAATATCCCTTCCCGGGAGGCTGTTACAAACCGGCCGCAAGCTGGAAAAGAGAATTGACGACAGCGCGCTTTATGAAGACTATCAGAAGCAGAACCACTATGGGGCTAAGGTCTAATGAGCCCCCGATGGGAGGGATGTATCTTCTTGCAAAACCCAGAACCGGTTCCGTGGCCGAGTAAAGAAACCTCACTATGGGGTTATACGGGTCGGGATTCACCCATGAAAGTATCGCCCGTCCCACTATGAGCCATATGTAAACGCTAAGAAGTATGTTCACAACTTCGGCGATGGCCCTTAAGAAATTGCCTCCTAATATTTCCATGTCAGTCCTCCTCTCCTGAAAGTTCCGCGGAACGTCTGGCCGCGGACTCGATAGCGGATATCACGGCGGCCCGGAAACCACCCCGCTCAAGCGAATGAATCCCGCTTGCCGTGGTCCCCCCGGGCGACGTGACCATGTCCTTTATCTCGGCGGGGTGCCCGGCGCCTTCCTGAATCATTTTCGAGGTGCCCAGAACGGTCTGCGCGGCAAGGTCCGTCGCGAGCTTTCTCGGGAGCCCCATCTTGACCGCGCCGTCGCAGAGCGCCTCGATGAAAATCGACACAAACGCCGGACCGCTTCCGGAAAGGGCCGTAACGGCGTCCATAAGCCCCTCGCTCTCAACCTGGAAAGCTTTTCCCAAGGAGCCCAGAATTTCGAGAACCAGATCTTCTTCCTCACCGGAGAACCCCTCCCCGAAATAAACGCAGGACGCTCCTTCAAGCACGAGGCTCGGGGTGTTGGGCATGACCCGCGCGAGCTTTATCTCCCTTCCGACAAGCTTTTTTATTAGTGAATGCCCCACTCCGGCGGCGATCGACACGTAGAGCTTGTCTCTGGTGGCGACATTTTTCACTTCCCCGCAGACCTCGGGTATTACCTGGGGCTTTACCGAAAAGACAACTATATCGGACTTTTTCACCGCTTCGCGGTTCTCGGAAGTGGTCGCGACTCCGTACCGTGAAGACAGGTAAGAGAGCCTCTCGGTGTCTACGTCCGAGAGCGTTACGTCCTTTTTGCTAAAGCTTCCCGATGCGAGAAGTCCCCTTACCATCGCCTCGGCCATGTTTCCCGCTCCTATGAATGCTGTCTTTTTCATTTTCAAACTCACTTGGGCCTCGGACCGAAAATCGCCGAACCGACCCTGATAATCGTGGCGCCTTCTTCAATCGCCACCTCGAAATCGTTGCTCATGCCCATTGAAAGCTCGCGTATGCCGGGAAACTCCCCAGCCACCCTGTCCCTCGTCTCTCTCATCTCCGAGAACCACGGTCTGCTCATCTCGGGATCCTCAAAGTAAGGCGGCATGATCATGAGGCCCTCAAGCGAGACGTTTCGGAACCCCGAGGCGTTTTCGAGAAACTCCGGAAGCTCGTCTGCCTTTATCCCGTTTTTGCTCTCCTCCCCTCCGTTTATCTCCACAAGCGCGCGCACGCGCGTTGCTCCCGCCGCAGCCCTCTTATCAAGTTCCGCAACAAGGGGCATATTGTCAACCGCGTGCACAAGATCCGCCTTGCCGACGACGTACTTCACCTTGTTTCTCTGAAGGGCTCCTATGAAATGCCAGCGAATCGCGCGGTCCTCCGCCTCTTTCTGCTTGTCGCGAAGCTCCTGGGCATAGTTCTCCCCGAAATCCCGAAGCCCGAGCCTTCGGGCCTCGAAAATCACATCAAGAGGGAATTTTTTGGAGACGGCTACCAGCAGCACATCCTCCCGTTTTCTCCCCGACTTCCGGCACG
This DNA window, taken from Candidatus Dadabacteria bacterium, encodes the following:
- a CDS encoding secondary thiamine-phosphate synthase enzyme YjbQ, with translation MPVETKSFTISTQGDCDILDITPQVSRELSKAELSSGTATVFVAGSTCAVTTIEYESGMLSDLKDAFERMAPEAMHYEHNARWGDGNGHSHVRASVLGPSLTVPFSESGPLLGTWQQIVLVDFDNRPRTRRVIVQIIGE
- the npdG gene encoding NADPH-dependent F420 reductase gives rise to the protein MKISLLGGTGDIAEGLVLRWSKAGHEIYIGSRSEEKALGIASGHAETLNGLGIESNIHGMANADAAAASEVIIISIPPEYAAATVAGCGDSITDQIVVTPVVSMKREGKTFLFDPPAQGSSALEIKDALPETARLVSAYHNLPANELAKIDEDLDYDVVICGDDEGAKEVIKNLTEEMKNLRVLDAGPLEISSMIESLTPLIVNLNVRYKPSHFSVKFV
- a CDS encoding YggT family protein, whose protein sequence is MEILGGNFLRAIAEVVNILLSVYIWLIVGRAILSWVNPDPYNPIVRFLYSATEPVLGFARRYIPPIGGSLDLSPIVVLLLIVFIKRAVVNSLFQLAAGL
- the proC gene encoding pyrroline-5-carboxylate reductase, with product MKKTAFIGAGNMAEAMVRGLLASGSFSKKDVTLSDVDTERLSYLSSRYGVATTSENREAVKKSDIVVFSVKPQVIPEVCGEVKNVATRDKLYVSIAAGVGHSLIKKLVGREIKLARVMPNTPSLVLEGASCVYFGEGFSGEEEDLVLEILGSLGKAFQVESEGLMDAVTALSGSGPAFVSIFIEALCDGAVKMGLPRKLATDLAAQTVLGTSKMIQEGAGHPAEIKDMVTSPGGTTASGIHSLERGGFRAAVISAIESAARRSAELSGEED
- a CDS encoding YggS family pyridoxal phosphate-dependent enzyme — encoded protein: MKLKERIDGVEQRIGEACRKSGRKREDVLLVAVSKKFPLDVIFEARRLGLRDFGENYAQELRDKQKEAEDRAIRWHFIGALQRNKVKYVVGKADLVHAVDNMPLVAELDKRAAAGATRVRALVEINGGEESKNGIKADELPEFLENASGFRNVSLEGLMIMPPYFEDPEMSRPWFSEMRETRDRVAGEFPGIRELSMGMSNDFEVAIEEGATIIRVGSAIFGPRPK